The following coding sequences lie in one Phragmites australis chromosome 8, lpPhrAust1.1, whole genome shotgun sequence genomic window:
- the LOC133927159 gene encoding squamosa promoter-binding-like protein 10, with translation MMSGRLNVATSAAGDDFPFAPMQQPPPLPYVGFEHGVAAGGGQRSGGMQHHLYDGLDLAAALQFQQEAPHHQLLTLPSSLAPMAPPPLPMPLQMPMPMPGMPGDVYPALGMVKREGGVGGAEGGRIGLNLGRRTYFSPGDMMAVDRLLMRSRLGGVFGLGFGGAHHQPPRCQAEGCKADLSGAKHYHRRHKVCEYHAKASVVAAGGKQQRFCQQCSRFHVLTEFDEAKRSCRKRLAEHNRRRRKPASTVAAKDAAAPPAKKPNAGAITSSYTTDNKNLSTTKSTMSSNTSVISCLDQGKQARPTLTLGASQDKDHQQLSTMLQVQAAGHHDQGQHFMTSLQVQNYHNTNGGSHNNNILSCSSVCSSALPSANGEVSDQNNNGNNNMHLFEVDFM, from the exons ATGATGAGCGGTAGGCTGAACGTGGCCACGTCCGCCGCGGGCGACGACTTCCCGTTCGCGCCCATGCAGCAGCCTCCGCCGCTGCCCTACGTCGGGTTCGAGCACGGCGTGGCGGCGGGCGGTGGCCAGCGCTCCGGCGGGATGCAGCACCACCTCTACGACGGCCTCGACTTAGCCGCCGCGCTGCAGTTCCAGCAGGAGGCGCCCCACCACCAGCTGCTCACGCTGCCGTCCAGCCTCGCCCCCATGGCGCCGCCTCCCTTGCCGATGCCGCTGCAGATGCCCATGCCGATGCCAGGGATGCCCGGTGACGTGTACCCGGCGCTTGGGATGGTGAAGCGCGagggcggcgtcggcggcgcggAGGGCGGGAGGATCGGGCTGAACCTGGGCCGGCGGACCTACTTCTCGCCGGGGGACATGATGGCGGTGGACCGGCTGCTGATGCGGTCCCGCCTCGGCGGCGTGTTCGGGCTCGGCTTCGGCGGCGCGCACCACCAGCCGCCGCGCTGCCAGGCCGAGGGCTGCAAGGCCGATCTCTCCGGCGCCAAGCACTACCACCGCCGCCACAAGGTCTGCGAGTACCACGCCAAGGCctccgtcgtcgccgccggcggcAAGCAGCAGCGCTTCTGCCAGCAATGCAGCAG GTTTCACGTGCTGACGGAGTTTGACGAGGCCAAGAGGAGCTGCCGGAAGCGGCTCGCCGAGCacaaccgccgccgccggaagcCGGCCAGCACCGTGGCAGCCAAGgacgccgccgcgccgcctgcCAAGAAGCCCAACGCCGGAGCCATCACAAGCTCCTACACCACTGATAACAAGA ACCTGAGCACGACCAAGTCGACCATGTCGTCAAACACGAGCGTGATCAGCTGCTTGGACCAGGGCAAGCAGGCAAGGCCGACTCTGACTCTCGGCGCGTCGCAAGACAAGGACCACCAGCAGCTCAGCACCATGCTCCAGGTCCAAGCCGCCGGCCACCATGACCAGGGGCAGCACTTCATGACCTCTCTGCAGGTCCAGAACTACCACAACACCAATGGCGGCAGCCACAACAACAACATCTTGTCGTGCTCTTCGGTGTGCTCCAGCGCGTTGCCATCGGCCAACGGCGAGGTCTCAGATCAGAACAACAATGGCAACAACAACATGCATCTGTTCGAGGTGGACTTCATGTAG